The Calditerrivibrio nitroreducens DSM 19672 genome window below encodes:
- a CDS encoding ATP-binding protein, whose translation MIRLELTLPSNIKLLPLIGDMVETFITRARDELGNVDFEDLAFKINLAVTEAIANAIKHGNKEKEELPVKLLIELEKDALKIEVTDCGEGFRLEKNEVDISKIPENQDSGRGLYIIKQLVDEVSYSYENGEYRFYMTKRLVKN comes from the coding sequence ATGATAAGATTAGAGCTTACATTGCCTAGTAATATTAAATTGTTGCCATTGATAGGGGATATGGTGGAGACATTTATTACACGAGCAAGGGATGAGTTGGGGAATGTCGATTTTGAGGATCTGGCTTTTAAAATAAATCTTGCAGTGACAGAAGCGATTGCGAATGCGATAAAACATGGGAACAAAGAAAAAGAGGAGCTACCGGTAAAGCTTTTAATAGAGCTTGAGAAGGATGCTTTAAAAATAGAGGTGACAGACTGTGGTGAAGGGTTCAGGCTTGAAAAAAATGAGGTCGATATTTCGAAAATCCCAGAAAATCAAGATTCCGGCAGGGGACTTTACATAATAAAACAGCTTGTGGATGAGGTATCTTATTCTTATGAGAATGGTGAATATAGATTTTACATGACTAAAAGGTTGGTAAAAAATTAG
- a CDS encoding TlpA family protein disulfide reductase, whose protein sequence is MKKYVLILLLLRFFISPSHAEVKYIDESGLNKLLHQGYNKTVLVFWATYCPYCKALLQTLNENSIYFKRNKINIIAISVDKNPSLVTDFVEKVKYPFNFYIDRGDLKRKFNAYYIPVTAIFDKDGRLEDTFPGNKPFSELKSYLEE, encoded by the coding sequence ATGAAAAAATATGTTTTAATTTTATTACTACTCAGATTTTTTATCTCCCCATCCCATGCGGAGGTAAAATATATAGACGAATCTGGGTTAAACAAATTATTGCACCAGGGTTACAATAAGACAGTTCTGGTATTCTGGGCTACCTATTGCCCATATTGTAAGGCACTGCTACAAACTTTAAATGAAAATAGCATCTACTTTAAAAGAAATAAGATCAATATAATCGCCATATCTGTGGATAAAAATCCTTCTCTGGTCACCGATTTTGTGGAGAAAGTCAAATACCCTTTTAATTTTTATATCGACAGAGGTGATCTAAAAAGAAAGTTTAATGCCTACTACATCCCAGTTACTGCGATATTTGATAAAGATGGACGTCTTGAAGATACCTTCCCGGGGAATAAACCGTTTTCAGAATTAAAAAGTTATCTGGAAGAGTAA
- the thiS gene encoding sulfur carrier protein ThiS produces the protein MKIKVNGNCLEVEDNITLSKLIENLKLNSKKIVIELNRTIIDEKDYTLTEIKDGDTVEIVHFVGGG, from the coding sequence ATGAAGATAAAGGTAAATGGTAATTGTTTAGAGGTGGAAGATAATATCACTTTATCTAAATTAATCGAAAATCTAAAATTAAACAGTAAAAAGATCGTCATTGAATTGAATAGAACAATAATTGATGAAAAAGATTACACCTTGACAGAAATTAAAGATGGCGATACAGTGGAAATTGTTCATTTTGTAGGTGGTGGCTAA
- the thiF gene encoding sulfur carrier protein ThiS adenylyltransferase ThiF: protein MLKIYLNGKETYIEKGVTLYQIRKQFKPHADLIILNSFPANEDMLVEDGDHIFLIKKHEIPSKNEMEYLLISRHTPNIYEKLKNGSVVIAGVGGLGSNIAISLARMGIGRIKFIDFDIVEPSNLNRQQYFIDQLGEKKVFALHETLKRINPYINYEPMDAYLDETNMFDLLSGCDIVLEAFDKAEEKAKLTRFMLKDMKDTFYIAASGVAGYSDTEKIKIFKIREKFFLVGDLESEAKPGMGLMAPRVAVAANIQANLAVRILLGDI from the coding sequence ATGTTAAAAATATACCTAAACGGCAAAGAGACCTACATTGAAAAAGGTGTCACCCTGTATCAAATTCGCAAACAATTTAAACCTCATGCTGATCTTATTATACTAAATAGCTTTCCTGCAAACGAGGATATGTTGGTAGAAGATGGAGATCATATTTTTCTGATCAAAAAGCATGAGATACCGTCGAAAAATGAGATGGAATATCTTCTTATTTCAAGGCACACCCCCAATATTTATGAAAAACTGAAAAATGGATCTGTAGTAATAGCTGGAGTGGGGGGATTAGGTTCAAATATTGCGATCTCTTTAGCAAGGATGGGTATAGGTAGAATAAAATTCATAGATTTTGACATCGTGGAGCCATCAAACTTAAACAGACAACAGTATTTTATCGACCAATTAGGTGAAAAAAAGGTATTTGCCCTTCATGAAACTTTAAAAAGAATAAATCCTTACATTAATTACGAACCGATGGATGCCTACCTTGACGAAACCAACATGTTTGATTTATTATCAGGCTGTGATATCGTTTTAGAAGCCTTTGATAAAGCGGAAGAAAAAGCAAAACTTACCCGGTTTATGCTTAAAGACATGAAAGATACCTTTTATATTGCGGCTTCCGGTGTTGCTGGATATTCTGATACTGAAAAAATTAAGATATTTAAGATAAGAGAAAAGTTTTTTTTAGTAGGTGACCTTGAGTCTGAGGCAAAACCAGGTATGGGGCTTATGGCTCCGAGGGTGGCGGTGGCTGCCAATATACAGGCAAATCTTGCTGTAAGAATACTTTTGGGGGATATATGA
- the htpX gene encoding zinc metalloprotease HtpX, whose amino-acid sequence MNGLKTALLMTLLTILFLFIGKMIGGQNGMIIALIIALGMNFFSYWFSDKIVLSMYGAKEVTEAEAPNLYNIVRRVATRAGIPMPKVYIMQNPTPNAFATGRNPEHAAVAVTTGILQLLDSEELEGVIAHEIAHISNRDILIGTIAATFAAAIMFLADMARWAMIFGGSRHDDEEGGNPFSAVAAIVAMIIAPLAATLIQMAISRSREYLADETGAKYCGKPLALASALKKIAYGNEMMPMDAKPATAHMFIMSPLSGSSILHLFSTHPPIEKRIERLQAMAAGRL is encoded by the coding sequence ATGAACGGACTTAAAACTGCTTTGTTGATGACACTACTTACAATTCTATTTCTATTTATAGGTAAAATGATAGGTGGACAAAACGGAATGATCATTGCTCTCATTATCGCGTTGGGTATGAACTTTTTCTCCTACTGGTTTAGCGATAAAATCGTGTTGTCTATGTATGGGGCAAAAGAGGTTACAGAGGCAGAAGCACCAAATTTGTATAATATCGTAAGAAGAGTGGCCACCAGAGCTGGCATACCGATGCCGAAGGTGTACATCATGCAAAACCCAACACCAAACGCCTTTGCAACAGGTAGAAATCCAGAACATGCTGCCGTTGCAGTCACAACCGGAATACTTCAATTACTCGATTCAGAAGAATTGGAAGGTGTAATTGCTCATGAAATCGCTCATATAAGCAATAGAGATATTCTAATTGGTACCATAGCAGCCACCTTTGCCGCCGCAATAATGTTTTTAGCGGACATGGCAAGATGGGCAATGATATTCGGTGGTTCAAGACACGATGATGAAGAGGGTGGAAATCCATTTTCTGCCGTAGCTGCAATTGTAGCGATGATCATAGCCCCCCTTGCTGCTACCCTTATCCAGATGGCAATTTCAAGATCAAGGGAATACCTTGCGGATGAAACTGGGGCTAAATACTGTGGAAAACCATTAGCTCTTGCTTCTGCATTGAAAAAGATAGCTTATGGTAATGAGATGATGCCGATGGATGCAAAGCCCGCCACTGCTCATATGTTTATAATGAGTCCTCTAAGCGGAAGCAGTATACTACATCTATTTTCAACACATCCACCGATTGAAAAAAGGATAGAGCGTCTGCAGGCTATGGCCGCAGGAAGACTATAA
- a CDS encoding DUF116 domain-containing protein: MNNFLSPEKKRIFIFFLFCTSLVVISFIAFIWYISYKGLGEISSFLGLAFTLIVAIVGIFLFLSTIILVFTMISGKQSKLSIKLRGLVTKLLFPIVLKIAKLFKIDKDKVIRSFIAVNNELVLESVREKGVNNLLILLPHCIQLENCELKISHNILNCKKCGRCDIGDLAKLSEMYNLNIKVATGGTIARRIVKDTRPDLIIAVACERDMLSGIQDTYPLPVIGLINERPYGPCINTRVSVAFIEKTLEMINYRRQHERT, encoded by the coding sequence TTGAATAACTTTTTATCACCCGAAAAAAAACGGATTTTTATATTTTTTCTATTTTGCACATCTCTTGTGGTGATATCTTTTATAGCTTTTATATGGTATATTTCCTATAAAGGTTTGGGAGAGATTTCATCTTTTCTGGGGCTTGCATTTACACTCATTGTAGCTATCGTAGGAATCTTCCTATTTCTTTCAACCATAATACTTGTATTTACCATGATCTCAGGAAAACAATCAAAGCTGAGTATCAAATTGAGAGGGTTGGTCACCAAACTTTTGTTTCCTATTGTCCTAAAAATTGCAAAGCTTTTTAAAATAGATAAAGACAAAGTTATAAGGTCCTTCATAGCCGTAAATAATGAACTTGTACTTGAGTCTGTAAGGGAAAAAGGTGTAAATAACCTACTCATCCTTCTCCCCCACTGCATTCAGTTGGAAAACTGTGAACTAAAAATATCCCACAATATCCTTAATTGTAAAAAGTGTGGCAGGTGTGATATAGGAGATCTTGCAAAATTGTCTGAAATGTATAATTTAAATATCAAAGTGGCAACAGGTGGTACAATTGCCCGAAGAATAGTAAAGGATACAAGACCTGACCTGATAATAGCAGTTGCCTGCGAAAGGGATATGTTGAGCGGTATACAGGACACCTATCCACTACCAGTAATAGGGCTCATAAATGAAAGACCATATGGGCCATGTATAAATACCAGAGTAAGTGTAGCTTTTATCGAAAAAACACTCGAAATGATAAATTATAGGAGGCAACATGAACGGACTTAA
- the fmt gene encoding methionyl-tRNA formyltransferase, with translation MKLVFMGTPEMAVPTLDMILKEGFEVPLVVCQPDKPKGRGNKLQPSPVKEFALDHNLEVFQPEKIKNNPEAIEKIRSLKPDFLVVVAYGKILPKELLDIPTFAPINVHFSLLPKYRGAAPVNWAIINGEKETGVATMKMDEGLDTGDILLMKSIPIEKDDTTITLSEKLSKLGADLLIETLKNYHNITPTPQDHASYTYAPIIKKEDGKIDFTKNAEVIERMIRGFQPWPTAYCFYKGKMVKFFKAEVVKANGKPGEVVGVDKSSFLVACGEDSGLRILELQMEGKNRVDAKSFLTGNTINVGDLFE, from the coding sequence ATGAAACTAGTATTTATGGGGACACCTGAGATGGCTGTCCCCACTCTTGATATGATTTTAAAAGAGGGGTTTGAAGTACCACTCGTGGTATGTCAGCCGGATAAACCAAAAGGTAGGGGCAACAAATTGCAACCATCACCAGTAAAAGAGTTTGCCCTTGACCACAATCTTGAGGTATTTCAGCCAGAAAAGATTAAAAATAATCCGGAAGCGATAGAAAAGATCAGATCCTTAAAGCCAGATTTTTTAGTAGTTGTAGCATATGGAAAAATCCTCCCCAAAGAGCTACTTGACATCCCCACTTTTGCCCCAATAAATGTTCATTTTTCTCTGTTACCCAAGTATAGAGGGGCAGCTCCGGTAAACTGGGCAATTATCAATGGAGAAAAAGAGACTGGGGTCGCCACAATGAAAATGGATGAAGGTTTAGACACCGGTGATATACTTCTCATGAAAAGTATACCCATCGAAAAGGATGATACCACCATAACCCTATCGGAAAAACTTTCAAAACTTGGAGCAGATCTCTTAATAGAAACATTGAAAAATTATCACAACATTACCCCCACACCTCAGGATCATGCATCATATACTTATGCCCCAATCATAAAAAAAGAGGATGGTAAAATAGATTTTACTAAAAATGCAGAAGTTATTGAAAGGATGATCAGGGGTTTTCAGCCGTGGCCAACAGCCTACTGCTTTTACAAAGGAAAAATGGTAAAGTTTTTCAAAGCAGAGGTGGTAAAAGCAAACGGTAAACCTGGTGAAGTGGTGGGAGTAGATAAATCAAGCTTTTTGGTAGCATGTGGTGAAGACTCTGGACTTAGAATACTTGAACTACAGATGGAAGGGAAAAATAGAGTCGACGCAAAAAGCTTTCTGACTGGTAATACCATAAATGTAGGGGATCTTTTTGAATAA
- a CDS encoding LL-diaminopimelate aminotransferase, which produces MSEFIQNIIAERLGGKMFGKDTKIYKFEKIKRAKRAALEANPGAELIDMGVGEPDDMADASIVNVLKVEAEKKENRFYSDNGIQEFKDAAAEYMKKRFGVDIDPITEVNHSIGSKPALAMIPFCLINPGDYALMTVPGYPVTGTITKYLGGEVYNMPLLKENNFLPDLHAVPEEVAKKAKILYINYPNNPTGAIAPVSFFEKVVAFAKKYNIAVIHDAAYIELTYGEKQESFLSVPGAKEVGIEIHSLSKSFNMTGWRMAFVCGNEVLVKAFATVKDNNDSGQFIPIQKAAAYALRNPQIISGITTKYQRRLKRVADILRKNGFFVNEPKGTFYLYFEIPKGTKSGRKFQNAEEFCDFLIREKLISSVPWDDAGHFLRFTVTFEAKDLQDEERILNEIEKRLSSEEYIF; this is translated from the coding sequence ATGAGCGAATTTATACAAAATATTATAGCCGAAAGATTAGGCGGCAAAATGTTTGGCAAAGACACAAAAATCTACAAATTTGAAAAAATTAAAAGGGCAAAAAGGGCTGCTCTTGAGGCAAACCCAGGTGCAGAATTGATAGATATGGGGGTGGGAGAACCAGATGATATGGCAGATGCATCCATCGTCAATGTATTAAAGGTGGAAGCTGAAAAAAAGGAAAATAGGTTTTATTCAGACAACGGTATTCAGGAGTTTAAAGATGCCGCAGCTGAATATATGAAAAAAAGGTTTGGTGTAGATATAGACCCAATCACAGAAGTAAACCATAGCATAGGCTCCAAGCCTGCTCTTGCAATGATCCCATTCTGCCTCATAAATCCCGGTGATTATGCCCTGATGACTGTCCCCGGCTATCCTGTCACCGGCACCATCACAAAATACCTTGGTGGTGAAGTTTACAACATGCCACTTTTAAAAGAAAATAATTTTCTTCCAGATCTTCATGCCGTACCTGAGGAAGTGGCTAAAAAAGCCAAGATTTTGTATATTAATTATCCAAACAACCCCACAGGTGCCATCGCACCGGTAAGCTTTTTTGAAAAAGTGGTGGCTTTTGCCAAAAAATACAATATTGCAGTTATACATGATGCCGCTTATATCGAATTGACTTACGGAGAAAAACAGGAGTCCTTCCTATCCGTACCTGGTGCAAAAGAGGTAGGTATAGAGATACATTCATTATCAAAATCTTTCAACATGACTGGCTGGAGGATGGCATTCGTTTGCGGTAATGAAGTACTTGTCAAGGCATTTGCCACAGTGAAAGATAACAACGACTCCGGACAGTTTATACCAATACAGAAAGCAGCGGCATACGCTTTGAGAAATCCACAAATTATCTCTGGCATAACCACAAAATATCAGAGAAGATTGAAAAGGGTTGCAGATATTTTAAGGAAAAATGGATTTTTTGTGAATGAACCAAAAGGTACCTTCTATCTCTATTTTGAAATCCCAAAAGGAACAAAAAGTGGCAGGAAATTTCAAAATGCCGAAGAATTCTGTGATTTCCTCATAAGGGAAAAGCTGATATCTTCAGTACCATGGGATGATGCCGGTCACTTTTTAAGATTCACAGTCACTTTCGAAGCAAAAGACCTTCAGGATGAGGAAAGGATCCTAAACGAAATCGAAAAAAGACTCTCATCAGAAGAATATATTTTTTAA
- a CDS encoding B12-binding domain-containing radical SAM protein — protein sequence MKVLLIQPPIEDYYTTKIRSYPLGLLFIASKVSDICDVEIVDLRHSKKPLKSISPFDELNDIYNPHYSPFSLFHTYQRYGKSNEEIRDIISLKNPDIIGISSLFTTYFEEAVEIAKIAKEIDKSMITVMGGNHPTLFPEDVLRYDCVDFVIRGEGELPFKLLVENIKKGKSLFEVPGLCYKDNGTIEIKKIYTDADCNLNLKREMIQKDSYRYGKGFIAPALTSKGCPHRCYFCGKPAVKFRRFETEDIKKDLKKLIDLGFDTVDFEDDYLDLTSPQIKDMLKWISDKNLRLTAMNGVVPKIDSETIKLVRDAGFQRINLSLVDISEDIQKETNRDQFSGFNEILDDFIKTGIPIEVHFILGLPYQTENDILNTMIYLAEKKVLLGPSVYYLSPGSPAFKNFLSENGNFNLKYARSSALLPSNNYFTPVKLATYMKLSRFINYVKSVIDSTLSDLSLTDLLKEIENKNPLDYEILKSLIIEKRVISFQKQSRKFQVDPFDRDAVSGLFNKLKFIKGHKSNNVCHFC from the coding sequence ATGAAAGTCCTCCTCATTCAACCTCCCATTGAGGATTATTATACCACTAAAATTAGAAGCTATCCTCTTGGGCTTTTGTTTATCGCTTCAAAAGTATCTGATATATGCGATGTGGAGATAGTGGATCTCAGGCATTCTAAGAAACCGCTTAAATCTATCTCCCCTTTCGATGAGTTAAACGATATATACAACCCCCACTATTCCCCTTTTTCTCTATTTCATACCTACCAACGTTATGGCAAGTCGAATGAAGAGATTAGAGATATAATCTCCTTAAAAAATCCAGATATTATCGGGATTAGCTCCCTTTTTACCACCTATTTTGAGGAAGCAGTAGAGATAGCAAAGATTGCAAAAGAGATAGATAAATCGATGATAACTGTGATGGGAGGTAACCACCCAACACTTTTCCCGGAAGATGTACTTAGATATGACTGTGTAGATTTTGTCATAAGGGGGGAAGGGGAATTACCATTTAAACTGTTGGTGGAAAATATCAAAAAAGGTAAATCCTTATTTGAGGTACCGGGATTATGTTATAAAGATAATGGTACCATAGAAATAAAAAAGATTTATACAGATGCAGATTGCAATCTAAACTTAAAGAGAGAAATGATCCAAAAAGATTCTTACAGATATGGCAAAGGGTTCATAGCCCCAGCCTTAACGAGTAAAGGATGCCCCCATAGGTGTTATTTTTGCGGAAAGCCAGCTGTAAAATTTAGAAGATTTGAGACTGAAGATATCAAAAAAGATCTAAAAAAGCTTATTGATCTGGGATTTGATACTGTAGATTTCGAAGATGACTATTTGGATCTTACTTCCCCCCAAATAAAAGATATGCTCAAATGGATATCAGATAAAAATCTGAGGTTAACTGCAATGAATGGTGTAGTCCCAAAGATAGACTCCGAAACCATAAAGCTGGTAAGAGATGCTGGTTTTCAGAGGATCAACCTATCTCTGGTGGATATAAGTGAAGATATCCAGAAAGAGACAAATAGGGATCAATTTTCTGGCTTCAATGAAATATTGGATGACTTTATTAAAACAGGTATACCGATTGAGGTTCACTTCATTCTGGGACTTCCGTACCAAACTGAAAATGATATCTTAAACACGATGATCTATCTTGCAGAAAAAAAGGTACTTTTAGGTCCCAGCGTTTATTATCTCTCTCCGGGAAGCCCTGCCTTTAAAAACTTCCTAAGTGAAAATGGAAATTTCAATTTAAAATATGCCCGTTCAAGCGCCCTTTTACCCTCCAATAATTATTTTACACCTGTAAAACTTGCCACATACATGAAACTTTCGAGATTTATAAACTACGTAAAGTCGGTTATTGATAGCACATTATCAGACTTATCGTTAACAGATCTATTAAAAGAAATAGAAAATAAAAACCCCTTAGATTACGAAATCTTGAAATCCTTAATAATAGAAAAAAGAGTTATAAGCTTTCAAAAACAATCCAGAAAGTTCCAAGTAGACCCCTTCGACAGAGATGCTGTATCAGGACTGTTTAATAAGTTAAAATTTATCAAAGGTCATAAATCAAACAATGTATGCCACTTTTGTTAA
- a CDS encoding RNA-binding S4 domain-containing protein, producing MRIDKFLKLTNVIKRRTVANEVATDGSIFVNGKSVKPSYSIKVGDVITVKMWNYEKTVRVLQIPSKQIGKSDSDNYVELISYKTIDVMDEIREETSEDIF from the coding sequence ATGAGAATTGACAAATTCTTAAAGCTTACAAATGTAATAAAACGTCGAACAGTGGCAAATGAGGTGGCAACTGATGGCTCCATCTTTGTAAATGGGAAATCTGTCAAACCTTCCTATTCCATCAAAGTGGGGGATGTAATCACAGTAAAGATGTGGAACTATGAAAAAACTGTTAGAGTCCTCCAGATTCCCAGCAAGCAAATAGGAAAAAGTGACTCGGACAATTACGTTGAACTGATCTCATACAAAACCATAGATGTAATGGACGAAATTAGAGAAGAGACCTCTGAAGATATATTTTAA
- a CDS encoding SurA N-terminal domain-containing protein, with translation MTIVQQSRSEIINRILAVVGNNIITQYEVESFNPNRVKEIYSIQDEDKRSQAIKTYYKNVLDFLVEQYTLEEIGKKYNVVVTEKEAEEAIDDIIKRNNISVKDLEEALAKEGITMAQYRWQIKMDILATRLKSRVINQLVVITENDIKKYVDEHQKEIGSYDEYELRYILLKDPSKLTEVRKLIKEKGFIAAAIQFSEDKTGKNGGYLGFVNIEHLTKDIKEKVKDLKPKELVEIESGNEVKIFYVESIKSRYDLSKDQREKVIAALMDTMYKDVYKSWLEKNKEAIFIRYLTY, from the coding sequence TTGACAATAGTACAACAGAGCAGAAGTGAAATTATTAATAGAATATTAGCCGTAGTAGGAAACAATATCATCACTCAATATGAAGTGGAGTCTTTCAACCCAAACAGAGTAAAAGAGATATACTCAATCCAGGATGAGGATAAGAGATCTCAGGCCATAAAAACATATTACAAAAATGTACTCGACTTTTTGGTGGAGCAGTATACTCTTGAAGAAATCGGGAAAAAATATAATGTGGTCGTGACTGAAAAAGAGGCAGAGGAAGCTATAGATGATATCATAAAGAGAAATAATATCTCTGTAAAAGACCTTGAAGAAGCCCTTGCAAAAGAGGGGATCACAATGGCACAATATAGGTGGCAGATAAAGATGGATATATTAGCCACAAGGCTAAAAAGTAGGGTAATAAATCAACTTGTGGTAATCACTGAAAACGACATAAAAAAGTATGTGGATGAACATCAAAAAGAGATAGGAAGTTATGATGAATATGAACTTAGATACATATTACTTAAAGATCCATCTAAACTAACAGAGGTAAGAAAGCTGATAAAGGAAAAAGGGTTTATTGCGGCTGCCATTCAATTTTCGGAAGATAAAACGGGGAAAAATGGTGGCTACTTAGGTTTCGTAAATATCGAGCATCTCACAAAAGATATAAAAGAGAAGGTAAAAGATCTCAAACCAAAAGAACTTGTGGAAATAGAATCTGGCAATGAAGTGAAGATATTTTACGTCGAATCTATAAAAAGCAGATACGACCTATCCAAAGATCAGAGGGAAAAGGTGATTGCAGCCCTTATGGATACTATGTACAAAGATGTCTACAAAAGTTGGTTAGAGAAAAATAAAGAAGCTATTTTTATCAGATATCTTACCTATTGA
- a CDS encoding peptidylprolyl isomerase, giving the protein MKKYLICMLCVFIFGACEKSRDIFTSRNEKPVVVIGKDKYYQKDIIEFIYFELPDIDPSTLKDKDFKKEIINEFIKHKLLLMEAKKAKVTVDKKALKDIASKLTTNNAPKVIDEKFEKLMEEKLLAQKFLEDKIKSEIKISEEELRAYYEEFIKTKQSKVYYHIYQIVNEDKHKIEEAYKLLKSGKRFEDVAKEYSSGPEAENGGDMGIVDIENFPPVFDLVKNLKPNEISKIVSSEYGYHIIMLKETISSDKPSFEEIKDLLLDELIAEKKDQYLENYLKEKMKDVKVEISPDFDFTVDNSTTEQK; this is encoded by the coding sequence ATGAAAAAATATCTAATCTGTATGTTATGTGTATTTATCTTTGGGGCGTGTGAAAAATCCAGAGATATTTTCACTTCGAGGAATGAAAAACCTGTTGTGGTGATAGGTAAAGATAAGTATTATCAAAAAGATATCATTGAGTTTATCTATTTTGAGCTTCCAGACATAGACCCTTCCACGCTAAAAGACAAGGACTTTAAAAAAGAGATAATAAATGAATTTATTAAACACAAGCTTCTTCTCATGGAGGCTAAAAAAGCAAAAGTTACTGTGGATAAAAAAGCATTAAAGGATATAGCCAGTAAATTAACAACCAACAATGCCCCAAAGGTAATAGACGAAAAATTTGAAAAGCTGATGGAAGAAAAGTTATTAGCCCAGAAATTTCTGGAAGATAAGATAAAATCAGAGATAAAAATCAGCGAAGAAGAGTTGAGGGCTTATTATGAAGAATTCATAAAAACCAAACAATCCAAAGTCTACTACCATATCTACCAAATCGTAAATGAAGATAAACATAAGATCGAAGAGGCATACAAACTTTTAAAATCAGGTAAACGCTTTGAGGATGTGGCAAAAGAATACTCATCTGGCCCCGAGGCGGAAAATGGTGGAGACATGGGAATTGTGGATATAGAAAATTTCCCACCAGTGTTTGATCTGGTAAAAAATTTGAAGCCCAATGAGATATCCAAAATCGTTAGCTCTGAATATGGTTATCATATAATTATGCTAAAAGAAACAATATCCTCCGATAAACCATCTTTTGAAGAGATCAAAGATCTTTTACTGGATGAACTTATTGCAGAAAAAAAAGATCAGTATTTAGAAAATTACCTCAAGGAGAAGATGAAGGATGTTAAGGTCGAAATTAGCCCTGATTTTGATTTTACTGTTGACAATAGTACAACAGAGCAGAAGTGA